From one Rhodovulum sp. ES.010 genomic stretch:
- a CDS encoding phosphoribulokinase: MSKKHPIISVTGSSGAGTSTVKHTFDQIFRREGVKAVSIEGDAFHRFNRKDMKAELERRYAEGDYTFSHFSYEANELKELERVFREYGETGTGRTRTYVHDNDEAEKCGVPPGEFTEWAPFEEGSDLLFYEGLHGSVVNDEVNLPKHADLKIGVVPVINLEWIQKIHRDRERRGYTTEAVTDTILRRMHAYVHCIIPQFTETDINFQRVPVVDTSNPLVARWIPTADESLVVIRFKNPRGIDFSYLVSMIHGSWMSRANSIVIPGGKLDLAMQLILTPMIERLVSESKRA, translated from the coding sequence ATGAGCAAGAAACACCCGATCATCTCCGTCACGGGCTCTTCGGGGGCCGGCACCTCGACCGTCAAGCACACCTTCGACCAGATTTTCCGCCGCGAGGGCGTGAAGGCGGTGTCGATCGAGGGCGACGCCTTCCACCGTTTCAACCGCAAGGACATGAAGGCGGAACTCGAGCGACGCTATGCCGAGGGCGACTACACCTTCAGCCATTTCAGCTACGAGGCCAACGAGCTGAAGGAGCTGGAGCGCGTGTTCCGCGAATACGGCGAGACCGGCACCGGCCGCACGCGTACATATGTGCACGACAATGACGAGGCCGAGAAATGCGGCGTGCCGCCCGGCGAGTTCACCGAGTGGGCGCCGTTCGAGGAAGGCTCGGACCTGTTGTTCTACGAAGGGCTGCACGGCTCGGTCGTGAACGACGAGGTGAACCTGCCCAAGCATGCCGACCTGAAGATCGGGGTGGTGCCCGTCATCAACCTGGAATGGATCCAGAAGATCCACCGCGACCGTGAACGCCGCGGCTACACCACCGAGGCGGTGACCGACACGATCCTGCGCCGGATGCACGCCTATGTGCATTGCATCATCCCGCAATTCACCGAGACCGACATCAACTTCCAGCGGGTGCCGGTGGTGGACACCTCGAACCCGCTCGTCGCGCGCTGGATTCCCACCGCGGACGAAAGCCTGGTGGTGATCCGCTTCAAGAACCCGCGGGGGATCGATTTCTCCTACTTGGTCTCGATGATCCACGGGTCGTGGATGAGCCGGGCGAACTCGATCGTGATCCCGGGCGGCAAGCTTGACCTTGCAATGCAGCTGATCCTGACGCCGATGATCGAGCGTCTGGTCTCCGAATCGAAACGCGCCTGA
- the tkt gene encoding transketolase → MNAPTKIDTSAEDLMASAIRVLAMDAVQAANSGHPGMPMGMADVATVLYNRFLEIDPTKPDWQDRDRFVLSAGHGSMLIYAINHMLGYADMDMEQIRNFRQHGYRTAGHPEYGHADGIETTTGPLGQGITTAVGMALAERMHNARFGDDLVDHYTYVIAGDGCLMEGISHEAIDMAGHWSLGRMIVLWDDNKITIDGSTELSTSTDQKARFAASGWHVLEVDGHDREAVAEAIDAARRDARPSLIACATVIGKGAPNKAGSHKVHGAPLGADEVAATRDALGWSHEAFALPREVYDTWGAVAARGRAAREAWEGRLAASDKADTFNASLARPDPEAVATAIDAYKQKLSADAPKVATRKASEMALEVVFEAVPNLAGGSADLTGSNLTKTGAMAPVTLDNYAGQYIHYGIREHGMGAAMNGVALHGGFVPYGGTFLVFADYCRPAIRLSALMGLPVTYVMTHDSIGLGEDGPTHQPVEHLASLRAMPNLNVIRPADVVETAEAWEIAATATGAPTLLALSRQGLPCLRTEHVSENRLAKGAYVLRETDGARDVTLIGTGSEVEIAMKAADILAEQGLKAAVVSAPCFELFATQDAGYKAAVLGDAPRVGVEAAVEQGWAPLLGENAAFVGMSSFGASAPAADLYRHFGITAEAVAEAAKTLMK, encoded by the coding sequence ATGAACGCCCCGACCAAGATCGACACCAGCGCCGAAGACCTGATGGCCAGCGCGATCCGCGTCCTCGCGATGGACGCGGTGCAGGCCGCCAATTCTGGCCATCCCGGCATGCCGATGGGCATGGCCGACGTTGCAACGGTTCTCTACAACCGCTTCCTCGAAATCGACCCGACGAAGCCGGACTGGCAGGATCGCGACCGCTTCGTGCTGTCGGCGGGCCACGGCTCGATGCTCATCTACGCGATCAACCACATGCTCGGCTATGCCGACATGGACATGGAGCAGATCCGCAATTTCCGCCAGCACGGCTACCGCACCGCGGGCCACCCCGAATACGGCCATGCCGACGGCATCGAGACCACCACCGGCCCGCTGGGCCAGGGCATCACCACTGCGGTCGGCATGGCGCTGGCCGAACGCATGCACAACGCCCGCTTCGGCGACGACCTCGTCGATCACTATACCTATGTGATCGCGGGCGACGGCTGCCTGATGGAGGGCATCAGCCACGAGGCGATCGACATGGCCGGGCACTGGTCGCTCGGCCGGATGATCGTTCTGTGGGACGACAACAAGATCACCATCGACGGCTCGACCGAGCTTTCGACGTCGACCGACCAGAAGGCGCGCTTTGCGGCCAGCGGCTGGCACGTGCTGGAGGTCGATGGACATGACCGCGAGGCCGTGGCCGAGGCCATCGACGCTGCGCGCCGGGACGCGCGCCCCTCGCTCATTGCCTGCGCCACCGTGATCGGCAAGGGCGCGCCCAACAAGGCGGGCAGCCACAAGGTGCACGGCGCGCCGCTGGGCGCGGACGAGGTGGCGGCCACCCGCGATGCGCTGGGATGGAGCCACGAGGCGTTCGCGCTGCCGCGGGAGGTCTACGACACCTGGGGTGCCGTCGCCGCGCGGGGCCGCGCGGCACGCGAGGCCTGGGAAGGCCGGCTCGCGGCATCGGACAAGGCCGACACGTTCAACGCCTCGCTCGCGCGGCCCGATCCGGAGGCCGTGGCCACGGCCATCGACGCCTACAAGCAAAAGCTGTCGGCCGATGCGCCCAAGGTCGCCACCCGCAAGGCGAGCGAGATGGCGCTGGAGGTGGTGTTCGAGGCGGTGCCGAACCTCGCCGGCGGTTCGGCCGACCTGACGGGCTCGAACCTGACCAAGACGGGCGCGATGGCGCCGGTGACCCTCGACAACTACGCCGGGCAGTACATCCATTACGGCATCCGCGAGCATGGCATGGGCGCGGCGATGAATGGTGTCGCGCTGCATGGCGGCTTCGTGCCCTATGGCGGCACCTTCCTGGTCTTCGCCGATTACTGCCGCCCGGCGATCCGGCTCTCGGCACTGATGGGCCTGCCCGTCACCTACGTGATGACGCACGATTCCATCGGCCTCGGCGAGGACGGCCCGACCCACCAGCCGGTGGAGCATCTGGCAAGCCTGCGGGCGATGCCGAACCTCAACGTGATCCGTCCGGCGGATGTGGTCGAGACCGCCGAGGCCTGGGAAATCGCGGCCACCGCGACCGGCGCCCCCACCCTGCTGGCGCTGTCGCGTCAGGGCCTGCCCTGCCTGCGGACCGAGCATGTCAGCGAGAACCGCCTGGCCAAGGGCGCCTATGTCCTGCGCGAGACGGATGGGGCGCGCGACGTCACGCTGATCGGCACCGGCTCGGAGGTCGAGATCGCGATGAAGGCCGCCGACATTCTGGCCGAACAGGGTCTCAAGGCAGCCGTCGTGTCAGCCCCCTGTTTCGAGCTTTTCGCCACACAGGACGCAGGCTACAAGGCCGCCGTGCTAGGCGACGCGCCGCGGGTCGGCGTCGAGGCCGCCGTCGAACAGGGTTGGGCGCCGCTTCTGGGCGAAAACGCCGCCTTCGTCGGCATGTCGAGCTTCGGCGCTTCGGCCCCGGCGGCCGATCTCTACCGGCATTTCGGCATCACCGCCGAGGCGGTGGCCGAGGCCGCGAAGACATTGATGAAGTAA
- the gap gene encoding type I glyceraldehyde-3-phosphate dehydrogenase, which produces MTVKVAINGFGRIGRNVLRAIVESGRTDIEVVAINDLGPVETNAHLVRYDSVHGRFPGEVKVDGDTIDVGRGPIKVTAIRAPKDLPWGDVDIAMECTGIFTAREKAAMHLENGSKRVLISAPGAGADKTVVYGVNHDTLTKDDTVVSNASCTTNCLSPVAKVLNDTIGIKRGFMTTTHSYTGDQPTLDTMHKDLYRARAAAMSMIPTSTGAAKAVGLVLPELNGKLDGVAIRVPTPNVSVVDLVFEANRDTTIEEVNAAIKAAAEGPMKGVLGYTEEPLVSVDFNHDPHSSIFHMDQTKVMDGTMVRILTWYDNEWGFSNRMSDTAVAMGALI; this is translated from the coding sequence ATGACAGTCAAAGTTGCAATCAACGGCTTCGGCCGCATCGGCAGGAACGTGCTGCGCGCCATTGTGGAATCGGGCCGCACCGATATCGAGGTGGTCGCGATCAATGACCTCGGCCCGGTCGAGACCAACGCCCATCTCGTGCGCTACGACAGCGTGCACGGCCGCTTTCCCGGCGAGGTGAAGGTGGACGGCGACACCATCGACGTCGGCCGCGGCCCGATCAAGGTGACCGCCATCCGCGCCCCCAAGGACCTGCCCTGGGGCGACGTGGATATCGCGATGGAATGCACCGGCATCTTCACCGCACGCGAGAAGGCCGCGATGCACCTTGAAAACGGGTCGAAGCGCGTGCTGATCTCGGCCCCGGGTGCCGGTGCGGACAAGACCGTCGTCTACGGCGTGAACCACGACACACTGACCAAGGACGACACGGTCGTGTCGAACGCGTCTTGCACCACCAACTGCCTGTCGCCGGTGGCCAAGGTGCTGAACGACACGATCGGCATCAAGCGCGGCTTCATGACCACGACGCACAGCTATACCGGCGACCAGCCGACGCTGGACACCATGCACAAGGACCTGTACCGCGCGCGCGCCGCGGCGATGAGCATGATCCCGACCTCGACCGGCGCGGCCAAGGCCGTTGGGCTGGTGCTGCCGGAACTGAACGGCAAGCTGGACGGCGTCGCCATCCGCGTGCCCACGCCGAACGTGTCGGTCGTGGACCTGGTGTTCGAAGCCAACCGCGACACCACCATCGAAGAGGTGAACGCCGCGATCAAGGCCGCCGCCGAGGGCCCGATGAAGGGCGTTCTGGGCTATACCGAGGAACCGCTGGTCAGCGTCGACTTCAACCATGACCCGCATTCCTCGATCTTCCACATGGACCAGACCAAGGTCATGGACGGCACCATGGTGCGCATCCTGACCTGGTATGACAACGAGTGGGGCTTCTCCAACCGGATGTCGGACACCGCAGTGGCGATGGGGGCGCTGATCTGA
- the pgk gene encoding phosphoglycerate kinase, whose translation MALTPLTSLDVAGKRLAVRADLNVPLTADGVGDATRIARFARGMKPLLDRGARVVVLTHLGRPEGELTPALSTERLVPALSEAFGRPVRFNDTCAGPIVERASERLEPGAVLLCENLRFERGEEQNDPNLGAQLARLGEFYVNDAFSCCHREHASTTAAVLSAGRVAAGPLLIEELTALESALDDPQYPSVALIGGGSVAPRLNVLKRLVPKINTILLGGGLASAFLFARGYSIGRSFIEPEYAEDILEIAALAMVAGCEIVTPQDFVVAGFQRAGINSYPVPLGGIRANRRILDIGPNTVARYQGMLRNARTILWNGPMGTYETKPFDTATNALAQTIAEQTRAGLAVSVAGGGDTLVALNRSGAAHDFTHVSTAGGAFLEWLEGRHMPGLDALERKADAA comes from the coding sequence ATGGCGCTGACGCCCCTGACATCGCTGGATGTTGCGGGCAAGCGCCTGGCGGTCAGGGCCGACCTGAACGTGCCGCTGACCGCCGACGGGGTGGGCGATGCCACGCGCATCGCCCGGTTCGCCCGCGGCATGAAACCACTATTGGACCGCGGCGCGCGAGTCGTCGTCCTGACCCATCTGGGCCGGCCCGAGGGCGAGTTGACCCCCGCCCTTTCGACCGAACGGCTGGTGCCCGCTCTGTCGGAAGCGTTCGGCCGGCCCGTGCGGTTCAACGACACCTGCGCCGGGCCCATCGTCGAGCGCGCCAGCGAACGGCTGGAACCGGGCGCGGTACTCTTGTGCGAGAACCTGCGCTTCGAACGCGGCGAAGAGCAGAACGACCCCAACCTCGGCGCGCAGTTGGCCCGACTGGGCGAATTCTACGTCAACGACGCGTTTTCCTGCTGCCACCGGGAGCACGCCTCGACCACCGCGGCCGTGCTTTCGGCCGGGCGGGTCGCGGCGGGGCCGCTGCTGATCGAGGAACTGACCGCGCTCGAAAGCGCGCTCGACGACCCGCAATACCCCTCGGTCGCGCTGATCGGTGGCGGCAGCGTGGCGCCGCGGCTGAACGTGCTGAAGCGGCTGGTGCCCAAGATCAACACGATCCTGCTGGGCGGCGGGCTGGCCAGCGCGTTCCTCTTCGCGCGCGGCTACAGCATCGGGCGCTCGTTCATCGAGCCCGAATATGCCGAGGACATCCTGGAAATCGCCGCGCTCGCCATGGTGGCTGGCTGCGAGATCGTCACGCCGCAGGATTTCGTCGTCGCGGGTTTCCAGCGCGCGGGAATAAACTCCTATCCCGTGCCCCTTGGCGGCATCCGCGCCAACCGGCGCATCCTCGATATCGGGCCGAACACCGTCGCCCGCTATCAGGGCATGCTCAGGAACGCGCGCACCATCCTGTGGAACGGTCCGATGGGCACCTACGAGACCAAGCCCTTCGATACCGCTACGAACGCGCTCGCCCAGACCATCGCGGAACAGACCCGCGCGGGTCTCGCCGTCTCGGTTGCGGGCGGCGGCGACACTCTGGTCGCGCTGAACCGCAGCGGCGCCGCGCACGACTTCACGCATGTCTCCACCGCCGGTGGGGCATTTCTCGAATGGCTCGAGGGCCGGCACATGCCCGGCCTCGACGCCCTCGAACGCAAAGCAGATGCAGCCTGA
- the fba gene encoding class II fructose-bisphosphate aldolase (catalyzes the reversible aldol condensation of dihydroxyacetonephosphate and glyceraldehyde 3-phosphate in the Calvin cycle, glycolysis, and/or gluconeogenesis) codes for MALITLRQLLDHAAEHGYGVPAFNINNMEQGLAIMEAAKAADAPVIMQASRGARQYANDIMLAKMIEALAEIYPDIPLCMHQDHGNNEATCLSAIKHGFTSVMMDGSLEADGKTPASYEYNVDITKRVSEMAHWVGASVEGELGVLGSLESGQGEAEDGHGAEGELSREQLLTDPDQSADFVAKTKVDALAIACGTSHGAYKFTREPTGDILAMDVIEKIHAKLPDTHLVMHGSSSVPQYLQDLINQYGGEMPQTYGVPVEEIERGIKHGVRKVNIDTDNRMAMTGIFRKIATEKPQEFDPRKFLKPAMDEMQKLCQDRFERFGTAGNASKIKVIPIDDMAKRYADGSLDPNTK; via the coding sequence ATGGCGCTGATTACACTTAGGCAATTGCTGGATCACGCGGCGGAGCACGGCTATGGCGTGCCCGCCTTCAACATCAACAACATGGAACAGGGCCTCGCGATCATGGAGGCCGCCAAGGCCGCCGATGCGCCGGTCATCATGCAGGCGTCGCGCGGCGCCCGGCAATATGCCAACGACATCATGCTCGCCAAGATGATCGAGGCGCTGGCCGAGATCTATCCCGACATCCCGCTCTGCATGCACCAGGACCACGGCAACAACGAGGCCACCTGCCTGTCGGCGATCAAGCACGGCTTCACCTCCGTCATGATGGACGGCTCGCTCGAGGCCGACGGCAAGACGCCCGCCTCCTACGAGTACAACGTCGATATCACCAAGCGCGTCTCCGAGATGGCGCATTGGGTGGGCGCCTCGGTCGAAGGCGAGCTGGGCGTGCTGGGCTCGCTGGAATCGGGCCAGGGCGAGGCCGAGGACGGCCACGGCGCCGAGGGCGAGCTGTCGCGCGAACAGCTCCTGACCGATCCCGACCAGTCCGCCGATTTCGTCGCCAAGACCAAGGTCGACGCGCTGGCCATCGCCTGCGGCACCAGCCACGGCGCCTACAAGTTCACCCGCGAACCCACCGGCGACATCCTTGCCATGGACGTGATCGAGAAGATCCATGCCAAGCTGCCCGACACCCACTTGGTGATGCACGGCTCCTCCTCGGTGCCGCAATACCTGCAGGATCTCATCAACCAGTATGGCGGCGAGATGCCCCAGACCTACGGCGTGCCGGTCGAGGAAATCGAGCGCGGCATCAAGCACGGGGTGCGCAAGGTCAATATCGACACCGACAACCGGATGGCGATGACCGGCATCTTCCGCAAGATCGCGACGGAGAAGCCGCAGGAATTCGACCCGCGGAAATTCCTGAAACCCGCGATGGACGAGATGCAGAAGCTCTGCCAGGACCGGTTCGAACGCTTCGGCACCGCGGGCAACGCCAGCAAGATCAAGGTGATCCCGATCGACGACATGGCCAAGCGCTATGCCGACGGAAGCCTGGACCCCAACACCAAATGA
- the rpe gene encoding ribulose-phosphate 3-epimerase, whose amino-acid sequence MFDRSIKIAPSILSADFADFGREIQAIETQGCDWVHVDVMDGHFVPNLTFGPPLVKAIRKHVTTFMDVHLMIAPVDPFIEAFAEAGADLISAHVEAGPHIHRTLQAIRAQGVKSGVVLNPGTPAEAIADVLDMVDLVLVMTVNPGFGGQKFIQSGVEKTRKIRQMIGDRPIHIQIDGGITPETAPLVVEAGADCLVAGSAVFKGGSVENPSVYGENIRAIRSAAEAARQAA is encoded by the coding sequence ATGTTCGACCGTTCCATCAAGATCGCCCCGTCGATCCTGTCCGCCGACTTCGCGGATTTCGGGCGCGAGATTCAGGCCATCGAGACGCAGGGCTGCGACTGGGTCCATGTCGACGTGATGGACGGGCATTTCGTCCCGAACCTCACCTTCGGCCCGCCGCTGGTCAAGGCGATCCGCAAGCATGTCACCACCTTCATGGACGTGCACCTGATGATCGCGCCGGTGGACCCCTTTATCGAGGCCTTCGCAGAGGCGGGCGCCGACCTGATCTCGGCCCATGTCGAGGCGGGTCCGCATATCCACCGCACGCTTCAGGCGATCCGCGCCCAGGGCGTGAAATCGGGCGTGGTGCTGAACCCCGGCACGCCGGCCGAGGCCATCGCCGACGTGCTCGACATGGTGGATCTGGTGCTGGTGATGACGGTGAACCCGGGCTTCGGCGGGCAGAAATTCATCCAATCCGGCGTCGAGAAGACGCGCAAGATCCGCCAGATGATCGGCGACCGGCCCATCCACATTCAGATCGACGGCGGCATCACGCCCGAGACCGCGCCGCTGGTCGTGGAGGCCGGGGCCGACTGCCTGGTGGCGGGGTCGGCCGTCTTCAAGGGCGGCTCGGTCGAGAACCCAAGCGTCTATGGCGAGAACATCCGCGCGATCCGCAGCGCCGCCGAGGCAGCGCGGCAGGCCGCCTAA
- a CDS encoding MBL fold metallo-hydrolase, producing the protein MIRTAILLACLPAPALASEKIADKYPQSVLYDKPFEVIPNVWSAIGATAPPTYENAGHNNNLSFLVTGDGVIVINGGANSRLAEALHAEIREVTDQPVKLVINENGQGHAMLGNSYWTERGVDVLAHVDAAEEFADYNAQILAGMQNYAKENGEGTELVEPTITFEDKYVIDMGEMHVEVLHLGPAHSPGDVQVWLPEQSLMIAGDLAFNGRMPPIFAKTCTSCWIETWETVFAPMNPTYIIPGHGYPTNLAQVEHHTMDYLKDLREKIRAHLDDGGSLDDAYYVDQSNWAFLDTYDELATKNAGVVFTEMEWE; encoded by the coding sequence ATGATCCGTACAGCCATTCTTCTGGCCTGTCTGCCCGCACCGGCGCTCGCCAGTGAAAAGATCGCCGACAAGTATCCGCAATCGGTGCTCTACGACAAACCTTTCGAGGTGATCCCGAACGTCTGGTCGGCGATCGGCGCGACCGCGCCGCCGACCTACGAGAACGCGGGGCATAACAACAATCTCAGCTTTCTCGTCACCGGCGACGGCGTGATCGTCATCAACGGCGGCGCCAACTCCAGGCTGGCCGAAGCGCTGCATGCAGAGATCCGCGAGGTGACGGACCAGCCGGTGAAACTCGTGATTAACGAGAACGGCCAAGGCCACGCGATGCTCGGCAATAGTTACTGGACCGAACGTGGCGTGGACGTACTGGCCCATGTCGATGCTGCCGAGGAATTCGCGGACTACAACGCGCAGATTCTCGCCGGCATGCAGAATTATGCGAAGGAGAACGGCGAGGGCACCGAGCTGGTGGAACCCACGATCACCTTCGAGGACAAATACGTTATCGACATGGGCGAGATGCATGTCGAGGTTCTGCATCTCGGTCCCGCGCATTCGCCAGGCGACGTCCAGGTCTGGTTGCCCGAACAAAGCCTGATGATCGCCGGCGACCTCGCCTTCAACGGCCGCATGCCGCCGATCTTCGCCAAGACCTGCACGTCGTGCTGGATCGAGACCTGGGAGACTGTCTTTGCGCCGATGAATCCCACCTACATCATCCCCGGCCATGGCTACCCGACGAATCTTGCGCAGGTGGAGCATCACACGATGGATTACCTCAAGGATCTGCGCGAGAAGATCCGCGCGCATCTCGACGATGGCGGATCGCTCGACGACGCCTATTATGTGGACCAGTCCAACTGGGCGTTCCTCGATACCTATGACGAGCTCGCCACCAAGAACGCGGGCGTCGTCTTCACGGAAATGGAGTGGGAATGA
- a CDS encoding thioredoxin family protein, protein MAVSTPICDFGWKAPEFSLPGTDGKTYGLSEIRGPKGTLIMFICNHCPYVIAVRDRIIRDAKDLQVLGIGVAAISSNDAETYPDDSFENMQKVARELDLPFPYLYDEDQSVARAYDAVCTPDFFGFDAGLGLQYRGRLDASRKQAGPPDLRRDLFEAMKQVAETGQGPKEQIPSMGCSIKWKDAA, encoded by the coding sequence ATGGCTGTCTCGACCCCGATCTGCGACTTCGGCTGGAAAGCCCCCGAGTTCTCGTTGCCCGGCACCGACGGCAAGACCTACGGCCTGTCCGAAATCCGCGGCCCCAAAGGCACGCTGATCATGTTCATCTGTAACCACTGCCCCTACGTGATCGCCGTGCGTGACCGGATCATCCGCGACGCCAAAGACCTGCAGGTCCTCGGGATCGGCGTCGCCGCGATCAGCTCGAACGACGCCGAGACGTATCCCGACGACAGCTTCGAGAACATGCAGAAAGTCGCGCGGGAACTGGACCTTCCCTTCCCCTATCTCTACGACGAGGACCAGTCGGTCGCGCGTGCCTATGACGCCGTCTGCACCCCTGATTTCTTCGGCTTCGACGCCGGGCTTGGGTTGCAGTATCGCGGCCGGCTGGACGCCTCGCGCAAGCAGGCGGGTCCGCCGGACCTGCGCCGCGACCTGTTCGAGGCGATGAAACAGGTGGCCGAGACCGGCCAGGGACCGAAGGAGCAGATCCCCTCGATGGGCTGCTCGATCAAATGGAAGGACGCCGCGTGA